A single region of the Streptomyces sp. NBC_00236 genome encodes:
- a CDS encoding EamA family transporter: MIALLLALGSSLAYGCADFLGGLGARKAHVLRTVMIAAPASLVVELLLWPLLGASFSAGALGWGAASGVASAAAFALLYRTLAIGPMNVLSPVTALVSAMLPVGVGLLQGERLGAAGLVGLPLALAAVVLVSAGHGSGAVRPSRTALLSALGAGAAIALQLIFLHQAPSDSGVAPLIIGRAVSSAVTLGAAALMFRRLGSERPAYAMSAAAGVLDSVANLLFLLAARSGDLAVVAVITALYPAGTVLLARSVLAERIHRGQLVGLGTAAAAVSLLALT; the protein is encoded by the coding sequence GTGATCGCTCTGCTGCTGGCCCTGGGCAGCTCGCTCGCCTACGGGTGCGCCGACTTCCTCGGCGGCCTCGGTGCCCGCAAGGCGCATGTGCTGCGGACCGTGATGATCGCGGCCCCGGCCTCCCTCGTGGTCGAGCTGCTGTTGTGGCCCCTCCTCGGCGCCTCGTTCAGTGCCGGAGCCCTGGGCTGGGGCGCCGCCTCCGGTGTCGCGTCGGCCGCCGCGTTCGCCCTGCTCTACCGGACCCTGGCCATCGGCCCGATGAACGTGCTGTCGCCCGTGACGGCCCTGGTGTCCGCCATGCTGCCCGTGGGCGTCGGGCTGCTGCAGGGAGAGCGCCTGGGGGCCGCCGGGTTGGTGGGGCTGCCGCTCGCCCTGGCCGCGGTGGTACTCGTCAGCGCCGGACACGGCTCGGGGGCCGTGCGGCCCTCCCGTACCGCGCTGCTGTCGGCGCTCGGCGCGGGCGCCGCCATCGCCCTCCAGCTGATCTTCCTGCACCAGGCGCCGTCCGACAGCGGCGTCGCCCCGCTGATCATCGGCAGGGCGGTGTCCTCGGCCGTCACCCTGGGCGCCGCCGCGCTGATGTTCCGCAGGCTGGGGTCCGAGCGACCCGCCTACGCGATGTCCGCCGCGGCCGGTGTGCTGGATTCGGTGGCGAACCTGCTGTTCCTGCTCGCCGCCCGCAGCGGAGACCTCGCCGTCGTCGCCGTCATCACCGCCCTCTATCCCGCCGGCACCGTGCTGCTCGCCCGCAGCGTGCTGGCGGAGCGCATCCACCGTGGCCAGCTCGTCGGGCTCGGCACCGCTGCCGCTGCCGTGAGCCTGCTCGCCCTCACCTGA
- a CDS encoding B3/B4 domain-containing protein, protein MTDIRLAPAVADAFPDTLIAVVTATGLRGHEGWPATAAALAGLERQLADGTWQPADENDPRIEAWHTAYRSFGTNPRRIRPSVDALGRRFAKKGSLPRINPPVDSYNAVSVRHGLPAGAFDLDRVAGDVDIRHADGSEEFIPLGELDTVENPKPGEIIYTDADGVLTRHWNHRDAHRTRVTEDSVHVAFLLETLHAVRDGDLLRTAALQLRELLDPHAERTAVHYLGPARPRVAV, encoded by the coding sequence ATGACCGATATCCGCCTTGCCCCCGCCGTCGCCGACGCCTTCCCCGACACCCTCATCGCCGTCGTCACCGCCACCGGTCTGCGCGGCCACGAGGGCTGGCCCGCCACCGCCGCCGCTCTGGCGGGACTGGAGCGGCAACTCGCCGACGGCACCTGGCAGCCCGCTGACGAGAACGACCCCCGCATCGAGGCGTGGCACACCGCCTACCGGTCCTTCGGCACCAATCCCCGGCGCATCCGCCCCAGCGTCGACGCGCTGGGCAGGCGTTTCGCCAAGAAGGGGAGCCTGCCGCGTATCAACCCGCCCGTCGACTCGTACAACGCCGTCTCCGTCCGTCACGGTCTGCCGGCCGGTGCCTTCGACCTCGACCGAGTTGCCGGTGACGTCGACATTCGTCACGCGGACGGCAGCGAGGAGTTCATCCCGCTCGGCGAACTCGACACCGTCGAGAACCCGAAGCCAGGCGAGATCATCTATACGGACGCCGACGGCGTCCTGACGCGGCACTGGAACCACCGCGACGCCCACCGCACCCGCGTCACCGAGGACTCCGTCCACGTCGCCTTCCTCCTCGAAACCCTCCACGCCGTCCGCGACGGCGACCTCCTGAGGACCGCGGCGCTCCAGCTCCGGGAGCTCCTGGACCCGCACGCGGAGCGGACGGCCGTGCACTACCTCGGCCCGGCCCGGCCGCGGGTCGCCGTGTGA
- a CDS encoding FMN-binding negative transcriptional regulator, which yields MFIQPWDAALDATEWQTWVAGGHDFGTLSVNGLPGRPPAVVPTHFTTDGSDLLIHLARPNPVWEAIAHDPNVTFTVIGDYAFIPGPWRAKPGTPPADGVPTSYYAAVQFACRATVVDDPEAKAELLRRQLAHFQPDGDHAPVAVDQPPYGRMLPGIRGLRLEVTEVMAKFKYDDHKPVEHRTAVADHLTRRGNGLDAPTAEQQRRRLDRIGPWKD from the coding sequence ATGTTCATCCAGCCCTGGGACGCCGCCCTGGACGCGACCGAATGGCAGACCTGGGTCGCCGGCGGCCACGACTTCGGAACGCTCAGCGTCAACGGCCTGCCCGGCCGGCCGCCCGCCGTCGTCCCCACCCACTTCACCACCGACGGCAGCGACCTGCTGATCCACCTCGCCCGGCCCAACCCGGTCTGGGAGGCGATCGCGCACGATCCGAACGTCACCTTCACCGTCATCGGTGACTACGCCTTCATCCCCGGCCCCTGGCGCGCCAAGCCCGGCACCCCGCCCGCCGACGGCGTACCGACCAGCTACTACGCGGCCGTGCAGTTCGCCTGCCGCGCCACCGTCGTCGACGACCCGGAGGCCAAGGCCGAGCTGCTGCGCCGCCAGCTCGCCCACTTCCAGCCCGACGGCGACCACGCCCCCGTCGCCGTCGACCAGCCCCCGTACGGCCGGATGCTGCCCGGAATCCGCGGGCTGCGCCTGGAAGTCACCGAGGTCATGGCCAAGTTCAAGTACGACGACCACAAGCCCGTCGAGCACCGCACGGCCGTGGCCGACCACCTCACGCGGCGGGGGAACGGCCTCGACGCCCCCACCGCGGAGCAGCAGCGCCGCCGCCTGGACCGCATCGGGCCGTGGAAGGACTGA
- a CDS encoding MFS transporter, whose protein sequence is MKAAAGNRAGAPRGLWRDADFRRLWVGQTASQFGAQATQVVLPLIAVVSLNAGPGQLGALRAVEQAPILLLSLFAGAWVDRRRARTVMVLADFGRALALGAVPAAYLLGVLGLPVLLVVALLVGVLSVFFDVAYQASLVRLVERDRLLQGNSALEGSRSAAQIGGPALGGTLVSLFSGPVAVVTSAFFFALSSVSIWRIRRREQLPARGDGPVGVRRQIQEGLRFVAGNASLRAVGVASALFQFWFAALMTVYLLHLPRGLHLSGTAIGLALAAMGPGAVVGSLLAAKLPGRFGYGKVLVCSAVVADGVMLCVPALHGSSAVTLPVLIGVNFLFGAFGQLVNVTMMAVRQAITPVWIQGRVVATINFAGMGLTPVGSLLGGYLAGLWGLRTSLLVTAAALALSPLFMAFSPLAHLGGQLPGGTASEATAAPTARAAPDVGTTAPEAPRGDRSTHSNSRCSRPRTGCPCTSRRH, encoded by the coding sequence ATGAAGGCGGCCGCCGGCAACCGGGCCGGAGCTCCGCGGGGTCTGTGGCGGGACGCCGACTTCCGCAGGCTGTGGGTGGGCCAGACCGCGTCCCAGTTCGGGGCGCAGGCCACGCAGGTGGTCCTGCCGCTCATCGCCGTGGTGTCGCTGAACGCGGGTCCCGGCCAGCTGGGGGCCCTGCGGGCGGTGGAGCAGGCGCCGATCCTGCTGCTGTCGCTCTTCGCGGGCGCGTGGGTGGACCGGCGGCGCGCCCGTACGGTGATGGTGCTGGCGGACTTCGGCCGGGCACTCGCGCTGGGGGCGGTCCCCGCCGCGTACCTGCTCGGCGTTCTCGGGCTGCCCGTACTGCTGGTGGTCGCGCTGCTCGTCGGCGTGCTGAGCGTGTTCTTCGACGTCGCGTACCAGGCCTCGCTCGTACGGCTGGTGGAGCGCGACCGGCTTCTGCAGGGCAACAGTGCGCTGGAGGGCAGCAGATCAGCGGCGCAGATCGGTGGCCCGGCGCTCGGTGGCACGCTGGTGTCGTTGTTCTCGGGCCCGGTGGCCGTCGTCACCAGCGCGTTCTTCTTCGCGCTGTCGTCCGTCTCGATCTGGCGGATCCGCAGGCGCGAACAGCTCCCCGCACGGGGTGACGGCCCGGTCGGCGTCCGCCGGCAGATCCAGGAGGGCCTGCGGTTCGTGGCCGGCAACGCCTCCCTGCGGGCGGTGGGTGTGGCGTCGGCGCTCTTCCAGTTCTGGTTCGCGGCGCTGATGACCGTCTATCTGCTGCACCTCCCGCGCGGACTGCACCTGTCGGGCACGGCCATCGGCCTGGCGCTCGCCGCGATGGGCCCGGGCGCGGTCGTGGGGTCGCTGCTGGCGGCGAAGCTGCCGGGACGATTCGGGTACGGCAAGGTCCTGGTGTGCTCGGCGGTCGTCGCGGACGGCGTGATGCTCTGCGTACCGGCACTGCACGGCTCGTCGGCCGTTACCCTGCCCGTGCTCATCGGCGTCAACTTCCTCTTCGGCGCCTTCGGCCAGCTGGTCAACGTCACGATGATGGCCGTGCGGCAGGCCATCACGCCCGTATGGATACAGGGCCGGGTCGTGGCGACGATCAACTTCGCCGGCATGGGCCTGACCCCGGTCGGTTCCCTGCTGGGCGGCTACCTGGCGGGACTCTGGGGACTGCGTACGAGCCTGCTGGTGACCGCTGCCGCCCTCGCCCTGTCCCCCCTGTTCATGGCGTTCTCCCCGCTGGCACACCTGGGCGGACAACTGCCCGGCGGGACGGCATCCGAGGCGACCGCCGCCCCAACGGCTCGGGCAGCACCCGACGTCGGGACTACAGCCCCCGAAGCGCCTCGTGGAGATCGGAGTACGCACTCCAACAGTCGATGCTCCCGTCCTCGTACAGGCTGCCCATGTACCAGTCGTCGTCATTGA